One segment of Pseudanabaena sp. FACHB-2040 DNA contains the following:
- a CDS encoding Tic22 family protein, translating into MKKLLRSWSVGGLATLVLTGVGLLAPLSAEALPEDQIVDKLQQVPVFLILNSEGQPLTAAASADAAEVKVPVVFLDGETAQEFLEQAQQEDANAQVALVDLGTLFQETQSQETGPAPVMYFPEEDELTAAATIQDDFRGVPLFFARRGEDGPYLTITQDGVSSLPMFFSRQDLQTLITRYTQENPGEARAIAIEVLSLEWLLAAMATSDDPQLDEQLQRIRLFPSSEVLQYLRSQQQEQSTRPATSSQR; encoded by the coding sequence ATGAAAAAACTTCTTCGCTCTTGGTCTGTCGGCGGTCTAGCCACTCTGGTGCTGACAGGGGTTGGACTATTGGCTCCTCTATCCGCGGAAGCGCTACCTGAGGATCAAATTGTTGATAAGCTGCAGCAGGTGCCTGTCTTTCTCATCCTAAACTCGGAGGGCCAACCGCTGACTGCGGCTGCCTCCGCCGACGCAGCAGAGGTGAAGGTGCCAGTCGTTTTCCTAGATGGCGAAACAGCTCAGGAATTTTTGGAGCAGGCACAGCAGGAAGATGCGAATGCTCAGGTCGCTCTGGTTGACCTGGGAACGCTGTTCCAAGAAACTCAATCTCAGGAAACAGGTCCAGCACCCGTCATGTACTTCCCAGAAGAGGATGAGTTGACAGCGGCAGCTACCATTCAAGATGATTTTCGGGGAGTGCCCCTGTTTTTTGCCCGTCGAGGTGAAGACGGGCCTTATCTAACAATCACGCAGGATGGGGTCTCTTCTCTGCCTATGTTTTTCTCTAGGCAGGATCTACAGACCCTAATCACCCGGTACACACAAGAAAATCCGGGTGAAGCCCGAGCCATCGCTATAGAGGTGCTTTCTCTGGAGTGGCTACTAGCGGCAATGGCTACCAGCGATGACCCCCAACTAGACGAGCAACTGCAACGGATACGGCTGTTCCCTTCTTCTGAGGTGCTGCAGTATTTGCGATCGCAGCAGCAGGAGCAGTCTACCAGACCCGCTACCTCCTCTCAGCGATAA
- a CDS encoding sugar transferase — MLATPIHPAVTSSLKRGIDVAGALVGLFLTGLVALPVVLAIQLDNPGPIFYRQMRCGYRGRTFQIWKFRSMVHNADRLKHLVENQAQGLIFKNENDPRITRVGRFLRRTSLDELPQFWNVLKGDMSLVGTRPPTLDEVRQYEPHHWQRLNIKPGMTGEWQVKGRSNVKDFEAVVKMDLAYQQQWSVRYDLQLILQTILVVLRRKGAC; from the coding sequence ATCCTAGCTACTCCCATTCACCCTGCTGTGACCAGTTCACTCAAGCGGGGTATTGATGTTGCGGGAGCTCTGGTAGGTCTGTTTCTCACGGGTCTAGTTGCGCTGCCCGTTGTCTTGGCTATTCAGCTAGACAATCCAGGTCCTATTTTCTACCGCCAGATGCGCTGCGGTTATCGCGGGCGTACTTTCCAAATCTGGAAGTTTCGTTCTATGGTCCACAATGCAGATAGGCTCAAGCATCTGGTTGAAAACCAGGCTCAGGGCCTGATCTTCAAGAACGAGAACGATCCCCGCATTACTCGAGTTGGCCGTTTTCTGCGCCGCACTAGCTTAGACGAGCTGCCCCAATTTTGGAACGTGCTCAAAGGCGACATGAGCCTAGTAGGAACGCGTCCTCCAACCCTTGATGAGGTTCGCCAGTACGAGCCACATCACTGGCAGCGCCTGAATATTAAGCCTGGTATGACAGGAGAGTGGCAGGTTAAGGGTCGCTCCAACGTTAAAGATTTTGAAGCTGTTGTCAAGATGGACCTAGCGTATCAGCAGCAGTGGTCTGTCCGATATGACCTACAGCTCATTCTTCAAACTATTCTCGTGGTACTGCGCCGCAAGGGCGCTTGTTAG
- a CDS encoding phosphate-starvation-inducible PsiE family protein, translating into MSIWRRLAREFEDSAFLRRLGQFEGAISKVLSLAMVGVILVIVVDLFIVLTTALRVSPENGFFGPTLSQIFGLFLSVLIALEILENITAYLKKHVVQVELVIATALTAVGRKLVIVDLDKVTGTSLVGLAAAVFALSISYWIIRISHRS; encoded by the coding sequence ATGTCCATTTGGCGTCGGTTGGCTAGGGAATTTGAAGATAGCGCTTTTTTAAGGCGGCTCGGCCAGTTTGAGGGGGCTATCTCAAAGGTTTTGTCCCTGGCGATGGTGGGGGTGATTTTGGTCATCGTCGTGGACCTGTTTATTGTGCTGACAACAGCTTTGAGAGTTTCTCCTGAGAATGGTTTCTTTGGGCCAACCCTGAGCCAGATTTTTGGCCTGTTCCTCAGCGTGCTAATTGCTCTGGAAATCTTGGAGAATATCACGGCCTATTTGAAGAAGCACGTTGTCCAGGTCGAACTGGTCATTGCAACGGCATTAACTGCTGTAGGTAGAAAACTTGTCATTGTGGATCTGGACAAAGTTACCGGCACTAGTCTTGTTGGTCTGGCGGCTGCCGTCTTTGCGCTATCTATCAGCTACTGGATTATCCGCATTAGCCATCGGTCATAG
- a CDS encoding nitrate reductase, translating into MADPTKTLCPYCGVGCGLEVLPPALPKRPTHRDSAGNPTWQTRGDRAHPSSKGQVCVKGATVAESLDKDRLKYPMLRESLDQPFRRVSWEEALQTLVDRIQQVRQTLGPSGICMYGSGQFQTEDYYVAQKLIKGCLGTNNFDANSRLCMSSAVAGYSQALGSDGPPCCYDDLELTDCAFLIGTNTAECHPIVFNRFKKYHKKNRNVKLVVVDPRRTETASFADLHLAIRPGSDITLLNGIAHLLLQWRQIDTEFIEECTQGFAAYTEVLRHYHPDLVAEHCGIRVEELETAARYWADSKRVLSLWSMGLNQSSEGTAKVCSLINLHLMTGNLGKPGAGPFSLTGQPNAMGGREAGGLSHLLPGYRSVKDPTHRQAVEQVWQLPPGSIAAEPGLAAWEMMLALEQGQVGLFWIAATNPAVSMADLERTKAALRNSPFTVYQDAYYPTETAAFAHLLLPAAPWGERTGVMTNSERTVTLCSAFRPPIGEARPDWAIFAEVGRRLGFERQFEFTNAAEVYQEFVQLTRDRICDMSGLSHQRLAQEGPIQWPCPVVETPATAASKRDKRLYTDLRFPTPNGRASFVPFYEKGLAEPPDPDYPFVLTTGRLYGHWHTLTRTGRIEKTRALHPEPFLEVNPRDAQQLEMQSGEWAEVRSRRGQLRLKVLVTQNIRRGTVFVPMHWGSLWAEDADCNRLTHPERCPLSLQPELKACAVQVVSLAKQKHAQEKTAEPADMAQTNSLLESSPSTMLTEVLQH; encoded by the coding sequence ATGGCTGATCCCACAAAGACTCTCTGCCCTTACTGCGGAGTAGGCTGCGGCCTAGAGGTGCTCCCTCCTGCCCTGCCCAAGCGTCCTACTCACCGCGACAGCGCAGGCAACCCCACTTGGCAGACTCGAGGAGACCGGGCTCACCCTTCCAGTAAAGGACAAGTGTGTGTCAAAGGAGCCACAGTTGCCGAATCCCTAGATAAAGACCGGCTCAAGTACCCCATGCTGCGGGAATCTTTGGACCAGCCCTTTCGCCGAGTTTCTTGGGAAGAAGCGCTGCAAACCCTGGTTGATCGAATTCAGCAGGTGCGGCAAACGTTGGGGCCAAGCGGCATCTGCATGTATGGTTCGGGTCAGTTTCAGACCGAAGACTATTATGTGGCCCAAAAACTGATCAAGGGTTGTCTAGGCACCAATAATTTTGACGCCAATTCTCGGCTTTGTATGTCCTCGGCGGTCGCGGGCTACAGCCAAGCTTTAGGCTCTGACGGCCCACCCTGCTGCTATGACGATCTAGAGCTGACGGACTGCGCCTTTTTGATTGGCACCAATACGGCAGAGTGCCACCCCATTGTCTTTAATCGGTTTAAGAAATATCACAAGAAAAACCGCAACGTTAAGCTTGTTGTCGTAGATCCCCGGCGCACCGAAACCGCTAGCTTTGCCGACCTGCATCTGGCCATTCGACCAGGTTCAGACATCACCTTGCTCAACGGCATTGCTCATCTGTTGCTGCAGTGGCGTCAGATTGACACCGAATTTATCGAGGAATGCACTCAGGGATTTGCGGCCTATACCGAGGTACTGCGCCATTACCACCCTGATCTGGTGGCTGAGCACTGCGGCATTCGGGTAGAAGAGTTAGAAACCGCAGCCCGCTACTGGGCCGACTCTAAGCGAGTTTTATCGCTATGGTCGATGGGGCTGAACCAGTCTTCGGAAGGCACTGCTAAGGTCTGTAGCCTGATCAACCTGCACCTGATGACCGGTAATCTGGGCAAACCGGGTGCTGGCCCTTTTTCTCTAACCGGCCAGCCCAATGCCATGGGCGGTCGAGAAGCTGGTGGTCTGTCTCATCTGCTGCCCGGCTATCGCAGCGTGAAGGATCCGACCCATCGGCAGGCCGTTGAGCAGGTCTGGCAACTGCCCCCAGGGAGCATTGCGGCTGAACCGGGCCTAGCAGCCTGGGAGATGATGCTAGCACTAGAGCAAGGCCAGGTAGGACTTTTTTGGATTGCAGCCACCAATCCAGCGGTTAGCATGGCAGATCTGGAGCGCACCAAAGCTGCCCTGCGAAATTCGCCCTTCACGGTCTACCAAGATGCCTATTACCCGACGGAGACGGCGGCTTTTGCCCACCTGCTGCTGCCAGCAGCTCCCTGGGGCGAAAGAACTGGGGTGATGACGAATTCTGAACGCACCGTCACCCTCTGCTCTGCGTTTAGGCCGCCAATTGGCGAGGCTCGGCCAGACTGGGCTATTTTTGCTGAGGTCGGCCGTCGTTTGGGGTTTGAGCGGCAGTTTGAGTTCACGAATGCGGCTGAGGTTTACCAAGAGTTTGTGCAGTTGACTCGCGATCGCATCTGCGACATGAGCGGCCTTAGCCATCAGCGCCTAGCCCAGGAGGGACCGATCCAGTGGCCTTGTCCAGTGGTCGAAACTCCGGCGACAGCGGCAAGCAAACGCGACAAACGGCTCTACACCGACCTGCGGTTTCCCACACCCAACGGACGAGCCAGTTTTGTGCCCTTCTATGAAAAGGGCCTGGCCGAGCCACCCGATCCCGACTACCCCTTTGTATTGACTACGGGTCGCCTCTACGGCCACTGGCACACCCTGACCCGCACAGGCCGCATCGAAAAGACCCGAGCGCTGCACCCAGAACCCTTTCTGGAAGTCAATCCTAGGGATGCCCAGCAGCTAGAGATGCAGTCGGGGGAGTGGGCAGAGGTGCGATCGCGCCGAGGCCAGCTTCGGCTCAAGGTGCTGGTCACCCAAAATATTCGGCGGGGCACTGTGTTTGTGCCGATGCACTGGGGCAGTCTCTGGGCTGAAGATGCTGACTGTAATCGGCTTACCCACCCCGAACGCTGTCCGCTTTCCCTGCAGCCAGAACTGAAAGCCTGCGCTGTTCAGGTAGTTTCCCTAGCCAAGCAGAAACACGCTCAAGAAAAGACGGCTGAACCTGCCGATATGGCCCAAACTAATTCTTTGCTAGAGTCCTCCCCATCGACTATGCTCACAGAGGTGCTTCAGCACTAA
- a CDS encoding ferredoxin--nitrite reductase: MVSSTTKTEEKLNKFEKLKAEKDGLVVRNELEQFAQVGWEAVDETDLTHRLKWLGIFFRPVTPGKFMLRLRTPSGLLSSYKMRVLADIIQRYGEDGSADVTTRQNLQLRGIRLEDIPDIFEQLKQAGMTSVQSGMDNVRNITASPVAGIDANELIDTQGLVLKVQDMITSNGEGNQAFTNLPRKFNIAIEGGRDNSIHAEINDIAFVPAYRDGELGFNVLVGGFFSARRCEAAIPLNAWVPPDDTVVDISRAILEVYRDHGLRANRQKSRLMWLIDEWGVERFRSEVETALGRPLLSAAPEDEIDWDKRDHIGVYPQKQTGLNYVGLHVPVGRLQAGDLYDVARLAEVYGNGEVRLTVEQNIIIPNVADSRLSAFLQEPLLQKFSIAPQTLVRSLVSCTGSQFCNFALIETKQRALALAQTLDAELSLPQPVRIHWTGCPNSCGQPQVADIGLMGTKVRKAGKTLEGVDIYMGGKVGKEARLGERVQQGVACDDLPDVLRQLLIEHFQASPKTQASNSSLNGSILVTASESA, from the coding sequence GTGGTTAGTTCAACTACCAAAACCGAAGAAAAACTCAACAAGTTTGAAAAGCTCAAAGCTGAGAAAGATGGGCTTGTCGTTAGAAACGAGCTAGAGCAGTTTGCTCAGGTTGGCTGGGAAGCAGTTGATGAAACCGATCTGACCCACCGGCTGAAGTGGTTGGGCATTTTCTTCCGACCGGTTACGCCTGGCAAATTTATGCTGCGGCTGCGCACTCCTAGCGGTCTGTTGAGCAGCTACAAAATGCGAGTGCTGGCCGATATTATCCAGCGCTACGGCGAAGACGGCAGCGCCGACGTCACCACTCGCCAGAACCTGCAGCTGCGGGGCATTCGCTTGGAAGATATTCCTGATATCTTCGAGCAGCTTAAGCAGGCAGGCATGACCTCTGTGCAGTCGGGAATGGACAACGTTCGCAATATCACTGCCTCTCCGGTCGCTGGTATTGACGCCAATGAGCTGATCGACACTCAGGGTCTGGTGCTCAAGGTGCAGGACATGATCACCAGTAACGGGGAGGGCAACCAGGCCTTTACCAACTTGCCCCGCAAGTTCAATATTGCCATTGAAGGGGGGCGCGACAACTCGATTCACGCTGAGATTAACGACATTGCTTTTGTCCCTGCCTATCGCGACGGTGAACTGGGCTTTAACGTGCTGGTGGGCGGCTTTTTCTCTGCCCGTCGCTGCGAAGCTGCCATTCCCCTCAATGCCTGGGTGCCGCCCGATGATACAGTCGTCGATATCAGTCGGGCCATTCTAGAGGTTTACCGGGATCACGGGCTGCGGGCCAACCGCCAAAAATCGCGGCTGATGTGGCTGATCGATGAGTGGGGTGTGGAACGCTTTCGATCTGAGGTGGAAACAGCCTTGGGGCGGCCGCTGCTCTCAGCAGCCCCAGAAGATGAAATTGACTGGGACAAGCGAGATCATATTGGCGTTTATCCCCAAAAACAAACCGGCCTAAACTATGTGGGCCTGCACGTTCCGGTTGGGCGGCTACAGGCTGGCGATCTCTATGACGTGGCCCGCCTGGCAGAAGTCTATGGCAATGGTGAAGTTCGCCTCACCGTGGAGCAAAACATAATTATTCCGAATGTTGCCGATTCTCGCCTGTCGGCTTTTCTTCAGGAGCCGCTTCTGCAGAAGTTTTCGATTGCTCCGCAGACTCTGGTGCGATCGCTAGTTTCCTGTACCGGGTCCCAGTTTTGTAATTTCGCCCTGATTGAGACTAAACAGCGGGCGCTGGCGCTGGCCCAAACCCTAGATGCCGAGCTGTCTTTGCCTCAGCCCGTAAGAATTCACTGGACTGGCTGCCCCAACTCCTGCGGTCAGCCCCAAGTAGCTGATATCGGCCTGATGGGCACTAAAGTGCGCAAAGCAGGCAAAACCTTGGAAGGAGTTGATATCTACATGGGCGGCAAAGTCGGCAAGGAAGCTCGACTAGGCGAACGGGTGCAGCAGGGAGTGGCCTGTGATGATCTGCCTGATGTATTGCGCCAGCTGCTGATAGAGCATTTCCAGGCCAGCCCAAAAACGCAGGCAAGCAACAGTAGCTTGAATGGCTCGATTTTAGTCACAGCGTCTGAATCTGCCTAA
- a CDS encoding HEAT repeat domain-containing protein, with product MYSSSETHSHNTGPQTVSVDQPEVSLNRAIDTLLLGNFHDRWEVTKRLPNFGEEAISPILALLGDDSLDWEVRWFAARTLGEFDRPEVVAALLSLFMATEDEELRQSAADALTQIGPSAVAALAHSLRERDRKPIAAQALAQIRHRSTIPPLLELAQDESAPLRALALEALAGYPEPRVLTAVQAALVDPAGEVRLQAVRALGAYRQKLDPQDLMDWLEPRLQDGHLGVCQAAIALLGRLSLPTAAARLIALIQTPTTPKSLRLKAIQSLGWMGIRPAVEGLLEIWQEASVDERSAIVTALSHQPEAELRELAAQALLSWLQQLSLERPSSELEPLRRQSALALGQMRVVAARATLEVLKEDPDEGMRLHAIAALRHLD from the coding sequence TTGTACTCTTCGTCTGAAACCCACTCACATAACACTGGTCCACAAACGGTATCTGTCGATCAACCCGAAGTTTCCCTCAACAGAGCGATTGATACACTTCTGCTAGGCAACTTTCACGACCGATGGGAAGTAACTAAGCGCCTGCCAAACTTTGGTGAAGAGGCCATTTCACCCATACTGGCCTTGCTGGGAGACGACAGCTTGGATTGGGAAGTGCGCTGGTTCGCCGCCCGCACATTGGGAGAATTTGACCGGCCTGAGGTAGTGGCTGCCCTGCTATCGCTGTTTATGGCCACTGAGGATGAGGAACTGCGGCAAAGTGCAGCTGACGCTCTGACTCAAATCGGCCCTTCTGCCGTGGCAGCACTAGCCCACTCCCTGCGGGAGCGCGATCGCAAACCCATTGCAGCCCAAGCCCTGGCTCAGATTCGTCATCGCTCGACCATTCCGCCTTTGCTAGAGCTAGCCCAAGACGAGTCAGCCCCACTACGGGCCCTAGCCCTAGAAGCGCTGGCTGGGTACCCCGAGCCTCGGGTGCTAACTGCCGTTCAGGCAGCCCTGGTTGATCCAGCGGGAGAGGTGCGGCTGCAGGCAGTTCGAGCCTTAGGAGCCTACCGCCAAAAGCTGGACCCACAGGACCTGATGGACTGGCTAGAACCGCGCCTACAGGACGGACATCTAGGCGTTTGTCAGGCTGCGATCGCACTGCTAGGTCGCCTGTCCCTGCCCACTGCTGCGGCCCGACTGATCGCGTTGATTCAGACCCCTACAACCCCTAAGTCCCTGCGGCTAAAGGCCATTCAGTCCCTAGGGTGGATGGGGATTCGGCCTGCAGTTGAGGGCCTGCTGGAGATTTGGCAGGAAGCCTCAGTAGACGAACGCTCTGCCATTGTTACAGCCCTATCGCACCAGCCTGAAGCAGAGTTGCGAGAGCTAGCAGCTCAGGCCCTGCTCAGCTGGCTGCAGCAGCTTTCTCTGGAGCGTCCATCATCAGAGCTAGAGCCGCTACGACGACAGAGCGCCTTGGCCTTAGGCCAGATGAGAGTCGTAGCCGCCAGGGCTACCCTAGAAGTCCTGAAGGAAGACCCCGATGAAGGCATGCGGCTACATGCGATCGCAGCACTGAGACACTTAGACTGA
- a CDS encoding LysR family transcriptional regulator, whose protein sequence is MRIEQLQAFLAVAETGSFQAAARQCQVTQSTISRQVQALEADLDAPLLHRGAQAKLTIAGERLMPKARRICQDWLQVSRDIADLMAGKQPELCVAAIQTVCAHFLPPILQQFCQDYPNVQLRVSSLGSDRSLKVLRDGLVDIAIVMQNPKLTAHPEMAVIPLYEEAVEVLLAADHPLTAYEAVPWEALSRFPHVVFKDGYGMQRLVQEQFQKCEGTLQAALELNTLDAFRGVVRQGNFVALLPKAALTECRRDPTLAVRVTEAPVLRRQVVLVTTHDRLTIPPIQRFYELVKTLASDFQGPAAATVSPLAFVR, encoded by the coding sequence ATGCGTATAGAGCAGTTGCAGGCATTTTTAGCCGTTGCGGAAACCGGGAGCTTTCAGGCGGCTGCTCGCCAGTGCCAGGTTACCCAATCCACCATCAGCCGTCAGGTGCAGGCGCTAGAAGCCGATCTAGATGCGCCCCTGCTTCATCGCGGGGCGCAGGCCAAGCTCACGATCGCGGGGGAACGGCTAATGCCCAAAGCTCGCCGGATTTGTCAGGACTGGCTACAGGTGTCGCGCGATATTGCCGACCTGATGGCCGGAAAGCAGCCAGAACTGTGTGTAGCAGCGATTCAAACAGTGTGCGCCCACTTTTTGCCGCCGATTCTGCAGCAGTTTTGCCAGGACTACCCCAACGTGCAGCTGCGGGTCAGTTCCTTAGGTAGCGATCGATCCCTAAAGGTACTGAGAGATGGCCTGGTAGACATTGCCATTGTTATGCAAAATCCCAAGCTGACGGCCCACCCAGAAATGGCCGTGATCCCGCTTTATGAAGAAGCCGTAGAGGTACTGCTGGCCGCCGATCACCCGCTTACAGCCTATGAGGCAGTGCCCTGGGAAGCGCTGTCCCGTTTTCCCCATGTGGTGTTTAAAGACGGCTATGGGATGCAGCGGCTGGTGCAAGAGCAGTTTCAGAAGTGTGAGGGCACTCTACAGGCAGCGCTAGAGTTGAATACGCTAGATGCCTTTCGGGGGGTCGTGCGGCAGGGAAATTTCGTGGCCCTGCTGCCCAAGGCTGCCCTGACCGAGTGCCGCCGGGACCCTACCCTGGCAGTGCGAGTTACCGAAGCCCCCGTGTTGCGTCGTCAGGTTGTGCTGGTGACCACTCACGATCGGCTCACCATCCCGCCCATACAGCGGTTTTACGAGCTGGTTAAAACCCTGGCTAGTGACTTTCAAGGGCCTGCTGCAGCTACCGTTTCACCACTTGCCTTCGTCCGCTAG
- a CDS encoding anthranilate phosphoribosyltransferase family protein, with protein sequence MSQEFRELLKKVGSGSHTSKDLSREESALATRLMLLQEATPAQIGAFMISHRIKRPTAAELAGMLDAYEALGPTLPAIASAIPVMVLGCPYDGRSRTAPVTPLTALILAAAGAPVLLHGGDRMPTKEGIPLIEIWQALGLSLERLDLAQVHTLLERTGFGFIYLPQHFPAAQSLVPYREQIGKRPPFATIELMWSPYGGASQTVTGYVHPPTEGLAQQTFQLRGLQRFIAVKGLEGSCDLPRSRTAIIGLGQPDGSIERVLLHPRDYGFAAEDVPFEGDEWLHRSLASVLQGEPSELMRSTVWNGGFYLWRSGVSESLEAGLTLATTLIQQGQVQAKLDQLRQAVLDLTLAASPVGLSIS encoded by the coding sequence ATGAGCCAAGAATTTAGGGAATTACTGAAAAAGGTCGGCAGCGGTAGCCATACCTCCAAAGACCTGAGCCGCGAGGAAAGTGCCCTAGCCACCCGGCTGATGCTGCTGCAGGAGGCTACCCCAGCCCAGATCGGCGCGTTTATGATTTCCCACCGGATCAAGCGACCTACAGCGGCAGAGCTAGCAGGCATGCTAGATGCCTACGAAGCCCTAGGCCCGACTCTGCCTGCCATTGCTAGCGCAATTCCGGTTATGGTGCTGGGCTGCCCCTACGATGGCCGCTCGCGCACCGCTCCGGTAACTCCCCTAACAGCGTTGATCCTAGCGGCGGCGGGGGCTCCGGTGCTGCTGCATGGCGGCGATCGCATGCCCACTAAAGAAGGCATTCCCCTAATTGAAATCTGGCAAGCCCTGGGACTCTCCCTAGAACGCCTGGATCTGGCGCAGGTCCACACCCTGCTAGAACGCACTGGATTTGGCTTTATCTACCTGCCCCAGCATTTTCCGGCGGCTCAGTCGCTGGTGCCTTACCGTGAGCAGATCGGCAAGCGCCCGCCCTTTGCCACCATTGAACTGATGTGGTCGCCCTATGGTGGAGCCAGCCAGACTGTTACCGGCTATGTTCATCCGCCCACCGAGGGGTTGGCTCAGCAGACCTTCCAACTGCGAGGGCTACAGCGCTTTATTGCTGTCAAGGGCTTAGAGGGCAGCTGCGATTTACCTCGCAGCCGCACCGCCATTATTGGCTTAGGGCAACCCGACGGCTCTATTGAACGAGTGCTGCTCCACCCCCGAGACTACGGCTTTGCCGCAGAAGACGTGCCCTTTGAGGGAGATGAGTGGCTGCACCGATCGCTTGCATCGGTGCTCCAGGGAGAGCCCAGCGAACTGATGCGCTCTACCGTTTGGAATGGCGGCTTTTACCTGTGGCGCAGCGGCGTTAGCGAGTCGCTTGAAGCGGGGCTGACCTTGGCGACCACCCTGATCCAGCAGGGCCAAGTTCAGGCCAAGCTCGATCAGCTGCGCCAGGCAGTTTTGGATCTAACCTTAGCTGCGTCGCCGGTGGGGTTGAGCATTAGCTAA
- a CDS encoding GNAT family N-acetyltransferase, which translates to MDCSHVHFQYSEDFSESDLDQLYRLFQAAAFWAKDRDMKDMQVAIANSHPVVTVWDQKTLIGFARATSDGIYRATIWDVVIDPNYQGGGLGRKLVQTVLGHPHVSQVERVYLMTTHQQGFYERIGFQANSSTTLVLFNQPVEREFTPAYRGAEAASSSGPFS; encoded by the coding sequence ATGGACTGTAGCCACGTTCATTTTCAGTACAGCGAAGATTTTTCGGAGTCTGATTTAGACCAGCTCTACCGACTATTTCAGGCCGCTGCCTTTTGGGCAAAAGACCGAGACATGAAAGATATGCAGGTTGCGATCGCAAACAGCCACCCAGTAGTTACCGTTTGGGATCAAAAAACGCTGATTGGCTTTGCTCGCGCCACCTCCGACGGTATCTACCGGGCCACCATCTGGGATGTAGTGATCGACCCTAACTATCAGGGTGGTGGCCTGGGCCGTAAGCTGGTCCAGACAGTTTTGGGCCACCCCCACGTCAGCCAGGTTGAGCGCGTTTACTTGATGACCACGCATCAACAGGGCTTTTATGAGCGCATCGGCTTCCAAGCCAACTCCAGCACTACCCTGGTTCTGTTTAACCAGCCCGTCGAGCGAGAGTTTACCCCGGCCTATCGAGGCGCAGAAGCAGCCTCGTCGAGCGGCCCGTTTAGCTAA